CCCCAGGTTTGACTGATCCAGAGAATTGTTCCAAAACACCCACCAAGCCATGCTCCTTGCTTAGGAGTTGCTCCATACAGAGCTAGGCCAAGAGGGACCAAAGAAACCCAGATTAGAAAAGATGTGCCGCTCCAGTTGAGTGTAGGAGAGCAGATGGATAGGAGCCCCGTTGATCCTAAGGCAAGGATCGTTCGGTTCTGAGGGAGGAAGGCTTTGGGCAGCGGCAAGTTGTCTTATTGCAGGGCAGCTTGACGGACCCAATCTTTTGGTTCCTGCTGGATCAAAAAATCGAATTCGTCAGGACTGATTGTCCGAATTGCTCTCGCAACAGTTAAACGCAATTCAGGATCAGGGTGATCATGAAATTGCCACGCTAGATCACGCACGGCCTTTGGTTGATCTGCCGAAAATGCTGAAGCGTAGGCTTCCAGTCCGTGGCGCAGCAGAAGAGGTGGTGCAGTCGGCTGAAGCAAAGATTCCAAAAAAGTAGAAACCTCTGGAGTGGGATAATGCTCTAGAACTCTCAGAGCACGAAATCGGT
The window above is part of the SAR324 cluster bacterium genome. Proteins encoded here:
- a CDS encoding HEAT repeat domain-containing protein; translated protein: MRSFSNWLAFSIWTFVFVFPVQAEVSYSQVKESLEGRHWDPPKFYTTLGEEEIPHLLSIIQDDYLPNYYRFRALRVLEHYPTPEVSTFLESLLQPTAPPLLLRHGLEAYASAFSADQPKAVRDLAWQFHDHPDPELRLTVARAIRTISPDEFDFLIQQEPKDWVRQAALQ